A window of Fictibacillus halophilus contains these coding sequences:
- a CDS encoding VOC family protein, translating to MQTNVIQKVGQVAVPVLDIKRSIHFYKDVLGLQLLFSTDNMAFFDCNGLRILLTLPEKEEFAGASSVIYFHVGNITEAYKELKNKEITFLDSPHIVAKMESTETWMVFFKDSEGNTHALMSEVVTS from the coding sequence ATTCAAACTAATGTCATTCAAAAAGTTGGACAAGTTGCTGTGCCCGTTCTAGATATTAAACGCTCGATACACTTTTATAAAGACGTATTAGGCTTACAACTTCTTTTTAGCACCGATAATATGGCCTTTTTTGATTGTAACGGTCTAAGAATACTTCTAACCCTTCCTGAAAAAGAAGAATTTGCAGGAGCGAGCTCCGTTATATACTTTCATGTAGGAAACATAACAGAAGCTTATAAAGAACTTAAGAACAAAGAGATAACCTTCCTAGACTCCCCTCATATCGTCGCTAAGATGGAGAGTACGGAAACATGGATGGTGTTCTTTAAGGATTCAGAAGGAAATACACACGCTTTGATGAGTGAGGTTGTAACATCATAA
- a CDS encoding response regulator transcription factor, whose translation MFKILLIEDDYTLFSEIKERLSQWSYEVYGITDFGRVMQEFTDIKPDLVVIDIQLPKFDGFHWCRNIRSHSNVPIIFLSSRDHPSDMVLSMQLGADDFVQKPFHFEVLIAKIHAILRRVYNYNTDTVSLKTWCGAQIDYEKNIVTNKKGSVELTKNEVFILKLLIEQKNKIVSRDNLINSLWDDKKFISDNTLTVNVNRLRKRLDDIELGQFIETKVGQGYRAVEEDSV comes from the coding sequence ATGTTTAAAATTTTGCTCATTGAAGATGATTACACGCTATTCAGCGAGATCAAAGAACGATTATCACAATGGTCCTATGAAGTATATGGCATTACTGACTTTGGACGGGTGATGCAGGAGTTTACAGATATTAAACCTGACCTGGTTGTCATCGATATACAGCTGCCGAAGTTTGATGGCTTTCATTGGTGCCGAAATATTCGATCGCATTCTAACGTGCCGATCATCTTTCTGTCTTCGCGTGATCATCCGAGCGACATGGTCCTATCCATGCAGCTCGGTGCAGACGACTTTGTTCAAAAACCGTTTCATTTTGAAGTATTGATCGCAAAGATTCATGCCATTCTCAGGCGTGTTTATAATTACAATACAGACACCGTTAGTCTCAAAACGTGGTGCGGCGCTCAAATCGATTATGAAAAGAATATAGTAACGAACAAGAAGGGTTCGGTTGAACTTACAAAAAATGAAGTGTTCATTCTGAAACTCCTGATCGAGCAAAAGAATAAGATTGTAAGTCGTGATAATCTCATTAACAGCTTATGGGACGATAAAAAGTTCATAAGTGACAATACCCTCACCGTGAATGTGAATCGTTTAAGAAAAAGACTAGACGACATTGAACTCGGACAATTCATCGAGACCAAAGTGGGACAAGGCTATAGGGCCGTAGAAGAGGATTCTGTATGA
- a CDS encoding sensor histidine kinase yields the protein MIKRYLIERSSWIFLFLLQQIIFLLIAYLDPSIPLSAVGYVVFISLIVFVIFLFYRYQKETAFFRQLKERDNDFDLSNLSSPSSPFEHIVENSIIEQTKHLKRTASENRMLVEQEKDDLLAWIHEVKTPLTAMHLMIQRMDDTPLKGDLTHEWLRIHLLLDQQLHQKRIPFIKNDLYMEVTELETLLFSELKTLQSWCIQKGIGFDFDLQISHVLSDAKWLAFIIRQILTNAVKYSRSSEIIINSYNSNDRNYLTIQDFGRGIDTKDMPRIFDKGFTSTTEHQDQASTGMGLYLAKKAADSLHIQLSIESTRNEGTTVTLAFPKRNEFDQTMGM from the coding sequence ATGATCAAGCGCTATCTAATCGAACGCAGCAGCTGGATTTTTTTGTTTTTATTACAGCAGATCATTTTCCTTTTGATCGCCTATCTCGATCCATCGATTCCCCTTTCTGCTGTTGGCTATGTTGTTTTCATTTCTCTAATCGTCTTTGTTATCTTTCTTTTTTATCGATATCAGAAGGAAACAGCCTTCTTCCGCCAGCTTAAAGAGAGGGATAATGATTTTGATCTTTCTAATCTGTCATCTCCTTCTTCACCTTTTGAACATATTGTTGAAAACAGCATCATCGAACAAACGAAGCATTTAAAACGAACAGCGTCAGAAAATCGTATGCTTGTCGAACAGGAAAAGGACGATCTCCTAGCGTGGATTCATGAGGTTAAGACACCGCTGACGGCCATGCATCTCATGATTCAGCGGATGGACGATACGCCATTAAAAGGAGATCTGACACACGAGTGGCTTCGTATCCACCTTCTTCTCGATCAACAGCTTCATCAAAAAAGGATTCCTTTTATTAAGAACGATCTTTATATGGAGGTAACGGAGCTTGAGACGCTGCTTTTTTCCGAACTAAAAACGCTGCAATCGTGGTGTATACAAAAAGGGATTGGGTTTGATTTTGATCTTCAAATTTCCCATGTATTAAGCGATGCGAAATGGTTAGCTTTTATCATTCGTCAGATCTTAACGAATGCCGTGAAATACAGTCGTTCTTCAGAGATTATCATTAACAGTTACAACTCAAATGACAGAAACTATTTAACGATTCAAGACTTTGGTCGTGGAATTGACACAAAGGATATGCCTCGTATCTTTGATAAAGGATTCACGTCAACGACGGAACATCAGGATCAAGCTTCAACCGGCATGGGGTTATATTTAGCCAAAAAAGCGGCAGACTCCTTACATATTCAACTCTCTATAGAGTCAACGCGGAATGAAGGAACAACCGTTACGCTCGCTTTCCCAAAAAGAAATGAGTTTGATCAAACGATGGGCATGTGA
- a CDS encoding ABC transporter ATP-binding protein produces the protein MSILKAVKLHKSYGNKNNKQHVLKGIDLSVEKGEFISIMGASGSGKTTLLNVLSSIDQVSEGTIHINSFEMTAMKEKQLAEFRKNHLGFIFQDYNLLDTLTVKENILLPLSITKTPKKEAEKKFEQVATELGISEIKDKYPNEISGGQKQRTSAARAFIHDPSIIFADEPTGALDSKSASDLLNKLSGLNQNRQATILMVTHDPVAASYCSRVVFIKDGQIYTQLMKGEQDRQSFFKDIMKTQGVLGGVQHEH, from the coding sequence ATGAGTATATTGAAAGCAGTGAAGCTTCATAAGAGCTATGGAAATAAAAATAATAAACAACACGTCCTAAAAGGCATTGATCTTTCCGTTGAAAAAGGTGAGTTCATCAGCATCATGGGAGCATCTGGCTCTGGTAAAACGACATTGTTGAACGTCCTATCCTCCATCGATCAAGTGAGCGAAGGGACAATTCATATCAACTCGTTTGAGATGACAGCCATGAAAGAAAAGCAGTTGGCAGAGTTCAGAAAGAATCACCTTGGCTTTATCTTTCAAGATTACAACCTTTTAGATACTCTAACCGTTAAAGAAAACATTCTGCTGCCGCTTTCGATAACCAAAACACCGAAAAAAGAAGCTGAAAAGAAGTTTGAGCAAGTCGCAACAGAACTCGGTATTTCGGAGATAAAAGATAAATATCCGAACGAGATCTCTGGTGGACAGAAGCAGAGAACATCTGCGGCTCGTGCATTCATTCATGACCCAAGTATCATCTTTGCGGATGAACCGACCGGTGCACTCGATTCCAAGTCTGCGTCTGACCTTCTAAACAAGCTAAGCGGCCTTAACCAAAATAGACAAGCGACGATTCTTATGGTGACGCATGATCCTGTAGCAGCAAGCTATTGCAGTCGTGTTGTTTTTATAAAAGACGGACAAATCTACACGCAGCTTATGAAAGGAGAACAGGATCGGCAAAGTTTCTTTAAGGATATTATGAAAACGCAAGGTGTTTTAGGTGGTGTTCAACATGAACATTAA
- a CDS encoding ABC transporter permease, which translates to MNINQLIFRNLKKNLRNYYLYVFALVFSSALYFAFVTLQYDPSMDSVEGTVKGEAAIRAASILLVVIVSVFLLYANNIFIKRRSKEIGLFQLIGMTKGKIFRILSIENLFLYFGSLLIGIFAGFSFSKLMILVLFKTTGVDSIASLRFSPQALVQTVLVFTAIYLLIMIMNYTFIKRQTILSLFRVTSSTEITVKKLSRFEMVMGIVGLVLITTGYIVSSKLFGGDFTTMPQLFGAMIFILAAVILGTYFFYKGSVSFLLNLARKRKGGYLSINEVMSLASVMFRMKSNALLLMIITTVSALSIALLCLAYISYYSAEKTAENNVPHDFSIINRESADTFQAALRKNEIPYSEKSIEVIQVTVNASQLIDRSLNELTIDPKAMPLPLISEKSVDGMDLSPDEVVFTGYNDLLQKFMPLKNSGTIKINGKTETITQRYTGLKEDYPVSWYFTAGGVPTAIVDDAIFTKLKKDIDPKVQKESTLYIGVDIKNEEQIEKADELFRSTGIYKKLDNESRHEISTNQKKNMGLMMFIVGFLGLTFLVTSGCILYFKQMDEGESEKPNYMILRKLGYTQSDLLKGIQFKQLFNFGIPLLIGLLHSYFAVQSGWFLFGAELWTPMIIVMVVYTILYSIFGVLSVLYYKKVVRDAL; encoded by the coding sequence ATGAACATTAATCAACTCATTTTTCGTAACTTAAAGAAAAACTTAAGAAATTATTATCTATATGTTTTTGCTTTAGTGTTCAGTTCTGCCCTTTATTTTGCTTTTGTGACGCTGCAATATGATCCATCGATGGATTCTGTTGAAGGTACTGTAAAAGGTGAAGCCGCGATTCGAGCCGCTTCTATCTTACTAGTCGTGATCGTTTCGGTCTTTTTACTTTACGCGAACAACATCTTTATCAAACGACGCAGCAAAGAAATTGGATTGTTCCAATTAATCGGGATGACTAAGGGTAAGATTTTTCGCATTCTTTCTATTGAAAACTTATTCCTCTACTTTGGTTCCTTGTTGATCGGAATCTTTGCAGGATTTTCGTTTTCAAAATTAATGATTCTCGTTCTGTTCAAGACGACTGGTGTTGATTCCATCGCATCATTACGATTTTCACCACAAGCGCTTGTACAAACGGTTCTTGTTTTTACCGCGATCTATCTGTTGATCATGATCATGAACTACACGTTCATTAAAAGACAGACCATCTTATCTTTATTTCGTGTCACTTCTTCTACAGAAATTACAGTGAAAAAACTATCTCGCTTTGAGATGGTCATGGGAATCGTAGGTCTTGTTCTGATCACGACAGGTTATATCGTATCTTCCAAACTGTTTGGCGGCGATTTTACAACGATGCCTCAATTATTTGGAGCAATGATCTTCATACTGGCTGCCGTCATTTTAGGTACGTACTTCTTTTATAAAGGCTCTGTTAGTTTTCTTTTAAACCTAGCGAGAAAGAGAAAAGGTGGATATCTGTCCATTAACGAAGTGATGTCACTCGCATCTGTTATGTTCCGCATGAAGTCGAACGCACTTCTGCTCATGATCATTACAACCGTATCAGCGCTCTCGATCGCTTTGTTATGCCTTGCCTACATTTCGTACTATTCTGCAGAGAAGACGGCTGAAAATAATGTTCCGCATGACTTTTCAATCATTAATAGAGAGTCAGCAGATACGTTTCAAGCCGCTTTGAGGAAAAACGAAATTCCTTATTCTGAAAAATCGATTGAAGTCATCCAGGTGACGGTAAACGCCTCACAGCTTATTGATCGAAGCTTAAATGAACTCACTATCGATCCAAAAGCGATGCCGCTTCCTTTAATCAGCGAAAAATCAGTCGATGGCATGGATCTCTCACCGGACGAAGTGGTTTTCACCGGCTATAACGACCTGCTTCAAAAATTTATGCCTTTAAAGAATTCTGGAACAATTAAAATAAATGGAAAAACAGAAACGATCACTCAACGTTATACAGGCTTAAAGGAAGATTACCCCGTATCCTGGTATTTTACAGCTGGAGGTGTTCCTACCGCCATCGTTGATGATGCTATTTTTACGAAGTTGAAAAAAGATATTGATCCTAAGGTACAGAAGGAATCAACGCTCTATATCGGGGTAGACATAAAAAATGAAGAACAAATAGAAAAGGCGGATGAATTATTTAGATCCACAGGAATATACAAAAAGCTAGACAACGAATCTCGTCATGAAATCAGCACAAATCAAAAGAAAAACATGGGACTCATGATGTTTATCGTAGGTTTCTTAGGACTGACTTTCCTTGTCACCTCAGGGTGTATCCTCTACTTCAAGCAGATGGATGAAGGAGAAAGTGAAAAACCAAACTATATGATTTTGCGAAAACTAGGGTACACACAAAGTGATCTGTTGAAAGGTATTCAGTTTAAGCAGCTCTTTAATTTTGGCATTCCACTGTTGATCGGCTTGCTTCACAGCTATTTCGCCGTACAATCTGGCTGGTTCCTGTTCGGAGCTGAACTCTGGACACCCATGATCATCGTCATGGTCGTGTATACGATCCTCTATTCAATCTTTGGGGTGCTGTCTGTTCTTTATTATAAGAAAGTGGTTAGAGATGCGCTGTAG
- a CDS encoding 3-hydroxybutyrate dehydrogenase, producing MVENKVVVITGSASGIGFEIGKTFAQNGSKVVLTDLNEEGVKKAAEELKGLGLEAIGLKADVTSEEDIKSMIETAHKEYGRVDVLINNAGLQHVSPIEEFPTAKFELMIKIMLTAPFIATKHVMPIMKQQGFGRIINISSINGLIGFAGKAAYNSAKHGVIGLTKVAALESAAEGVTVNALCPGYVDTPLVRGQMEDLAKTRNVSLDKVLEEVIYPLVPQKRLLEVSEIADYAMFLSSDKAKSVTGQAIVIDGGYTAQ from the coding sequence ATGGTAGAAAATAAAGTAGTCGTTATTACAGGTTCTGCAAGTGGTATCGGATTTGAAATCGGAAAAACATTCGCTCAAAACGGAAGCAAAGTAGTTTTAACAGACCTTAATGAAGAAGGCGTTAAAAAGGCTGCAGAAGAATTAAAAGGTCTTGGACTTGAAGCGATTGGTCTTAAAGCTGACGTTACAAGTGAAGAAGACATTAAGAGCATGATCGAAACAGCTCACAAAGAGTATGGCCGTGTTGACGTTTTGATCAACAACGCTGGTCTTCAGCACGTTTCACCAATCGAAGAGTTTCCAACAGCTAAATTCGAACTCATGATCAAAATCATGCTAACTGCACCATTCATCGCAACGAAGCATGTAATGCCAATCATGAAGCAACAAGGTTTCGGCCGTATCATTAACATCTCATCCATCAATGGTTTGATCGGATTTGCTGGAAAAGCGGCTTACAACAGTGCAAAGCACGGTGTAATCGGTCTTACAAAGGTTGCAGCCCTTGAATCAGCAGCAGAAGGTGTTACAGTTAACGCACTTTGCCCAGGTTATGTAGATACACCGCTTGTTCGCGGTCAAATGGAAGACTTGGCGAAAACAAGAAACGTATCACTAGATAAAGTACTTGAAGAAGTTATCTATCCATTAGTTCCACAAAAACGTTTGTTAGAAGTTAGCGAGATCGCAGACTATGCGATGTTCCTATCCAGCGACAAAGCGAAGAGTGTAACAGGACAAGCAATCGTTATCGATGGCGGTTATACAGCTCAATAA
- a CDS encoding GntP family permease — MISIIIGLALLMFFAYLGWSIIWVAPIVAGIVALMSGLDLMDAYTNTYMTGFVNFAKAWFPIFLLGAVLGKLMEDTGAAKSVAIQFTKFIGEKRAILGVLVASAVLTYGGVSLFVVVFAIYPIALALFKKADISRRLIAPTIVLGAFTFTMTAVPGTPQIQNLIPMNTFKTTPMAGTIIGIVATLIMAVGGYFWLKFRENRLTAAGEKYTEPNKSKENEDENEEHLPNWILSLVPLIVVVILLNFLKIAPIPSLLAGILAILLINIKQYKTFIPSMNEGAKGSVMAIINTSAAVGFGAVVTSVPDFDRITDLLLGISSNPLVSESLVVQLLAMITGSASGGMGIALEALGGTYYDLSQSTGMSPEAFHRMASIASGASILPHNGALLTLLAVTQLSHKETYKDVFVVALIIPTIAVIVGIIMASMGII, encoded by the coding sequence TTGATTAGTATCATAATAGGTCTGGCTCTACTCATGTTTTTTGCCTACCTGGGCTGGTCGATCATCTGGGTCGCTCCAATCGTAGCGGGTATTGTTGCTCTGATGAGTGGTTTAGACTTGATGGACGCGTATACCAATACGTATATGACCGGCTTTGTAAACTTCGCGAAAGCGTGGTTTCCGATCTTCTTGTTAGGAGCCGTACTCGGTAAATTGATGGAAGATACGGGAGCTGCTAAATCGGTTGCGATTCAGTTCACGAAGTTTATTGGTGAAAAACGAGCAATTCTCGGAGTTTTGGTAGCATCAGCTGTCTTAACTTACGGTGGCGTAAGTTTGTTTGTCGTTGTGTTCGCCATCTATCCGATCGCGTTGGCATTGTTTAAAAAAGCAGATATCTCTAGAAGATTGATCGCACCTACGATTGTTCTTGGGGCATTTACGTTTACGATGACTGCTGTACCAGGAACACCGCAGATTCAAAACTTAATACCGATGAACACGTTTAAAACGACGCCAATGGCGGGTACCATTATCGGTATTGTAGCTACGCTCATCATGGCAGTCGGCGGATATTTCTGGCTGAAGTTCAGAGAGAACCGTCTAACAGCAGCTGGTGAAAAGTATACAGAACCAAATAAGTCAAAAGAGAATGAAGATGAAAATGAGGAACACCTTCCAAACTGGATTCTTTCGTTAGTCCCTTTAATCGTTGTTGTTATTTTACTTAATTTCTTAAAAATCGCTCCAATTCCTTCGTTGTTAGCGGGAATTCTGGCTATTCTTCTTATCAATATCAAGCAATACAAAACGTTCATTCCTTCTATGAATGAAGGTGCCAAAGGTTCTGTAATGGCGATCATCAATACGAGTGCCGCGGTTGGATTTGGTGCGGTTGTAACGAGTGTACCTGACTTTGACCGAATTACTGATTTACTTTTAGGAATCTCAAGCAACCCACTTGTATCTGAATCCTTAGTCGTACAGCTTTTAGCAATGATCACTGGTTCAGCTTCTGGTGGTATGGGAATCGCGTTAGAAGCTCTTGGTGGAACATACTATGACTTATCTCAGTCAACAGGCATGAGTCCTGAGGCATTCCATAGAATGGCATCCATTGCATCTGGTGCATCGATCTTGCCTCATAACGGAGCATTGTTAACTCTTCTTGCGGTAACACAGTTATCGCATAAGGAAACATACAAAGATGTATTTGTAGTCGCTTTAATCATCCCTACCATTGCCGTAATTGTTGGAATCATTATGGCAAGCATGGGAATTATATAA
- a CDS encoding LysR family transcriptional regulator, producing MDIRQLTYFHAVAKHKSFTKASTVLHLSQPSLSKMVKSLEDELEMELIDRSSRQIELTEAGEIVFEQSKMILESLDNLSSNLYDLMNLKKGKIKIGIPPLIGFLFFPKIIKKFKASYPEIQIQLVEHGANRVQREVNDGLLDLGVVVMPLNEDKLEIVSFLTEHLMLFVHHSHPLANREKVSMKELEEESFIIFKEGFTLHDRVIEECITAGFHPKISYESSQWDFISGMIGENLGVSIFPESIAKKVDQNLIKAIPIVDPSLPYKLGIIKKKDKYVTYATREFIKMLSPFSE from the coding sequence ATGGATATTCGACAATTGACCTATTTTCATGCTGTAGCCAAACATAAAAGCTTCACGAAAGCTTCTACTGTACTGCATTTATCTCAGCCTAGTCTCAGTAAAATGGTAAAAAGTTTAGAAGATGAACTTGAGATGGAACTGATTGACCGATCTTCAAGACAGATTGAACTAACAGAAGCCGGCGAAATCGTGTTTGAGCAAAGCAAGATGATTCTAGAGTCTTTGGACAATCTATCATCTAACCTTTACGACTTAATGAACTTAAAAAAAGGGAAAATCAAAATTGGGATTCCCCCGTTGATCGGCTTCTTATTTTTCCCTAAAATCATCAAGAAATTCAAAGCTTCTTACCCTGAAATACAGATTCAGCTCGTTGAACATGGGGCGAATCGTGTGCAGCGAGAAGTGAATGACGGTCTCTTAGATCTCGGGGTTGTCGTCATGCCCTTAAATGAAGATAAACTCGAGATCGTTTCTTTCTTAACCGAGCACCTCATGTTGTTTGTTCATCACTCACATCCACTCGCGAATAGAGAAAAAGTATCGATGAAAGAATTGGAGGAAGAATCTTTTATTATCTTTAAAGAAGGCTTCACCCTGCATGATCGTGTAATCGAAGAGTGTATTACAGCTGGATTTCATCCGAAGATTTCCTATGAAAGCTCACAATGGGACTTCATCAGCGGCATGATCGGGGAGAACTTAGGAGTTTCTATCTTTCCAGAATCCATCGCAAAAAAGGTAGACCAAAATTTGATTAAAGCCATTCCGATCGTTGATCCTTCACTACCTTATAAGCTAGGTATTATAAAAAAGAAAGATAAATATGTTACGTATGCGACTCGGGAATTTATAAAGATGCTCTCGCCGTTTAGCGAGTAG